The nucleotide sequence ggAGCGGCTTCCAGCCCCGTCTGAAGTGTCTCCATTGCCCTTTTCCCCTACCAGGTGCAGAGcccccatgtctggctccagagcagccccggacctgcagagacagagcgaggacatggcggtggcggagccggtgaccttggaggaggtgtctgtgtgtttctcccaggaggaatgggggctgctggccccggggcagagagccctctacagggaggtgatgcaggagaattaccagactgtgcgctggctgggtgaggagtcctgtccccggGGGTGTCACATGCTGGGTTGGGTTTGgttcagggtccctccctgcccctgtccccagtgtcaggGGACAAGTGTGGTGGTGTCATTGGTGGGTAGAGTTGGCGCTGAGGTTTGTCGAAAGGTTTGGTTTGTGATTTACGGTGTTGTGGTCTatacttgctggtgagaatttgtttaaggttggcaggctggccacaggcaagaacaggccctgcctcccatggtctttgagagtgaaggatcattgtccaggatgggttgtaggtcacgGATGTTGCACgagagaggctttagctgggggctgcagctcatggccagtggtgttctgttgttttctttgctgggcctgtcttgtagcaggtggcttctgggtacacgtctggctctgtcaatctgtttcttcacttccttaggtgggtattgtagtttcgggagagcctggtaaaggtcttgaaggtgtttgtctctgtctgagggattggagcaaacgtggttgtacctttagtgcttggctgtaaacaatggatcgtgtgatgtgccctggatgggagctggaggcatggaggtagcacAGCGGTccttgggtttctggtatagggttgtgtttatctgaccatcacttatgtgcacaggagtgtccaggaagtggatctcttgtgtggaccgttccaggctgaggttgatggtggtgtggaaactgttgaaatcactgtgaactcttcaagagcctctttctcgtgggtccagatgatgatggtgatgatgtcatcagtgtagctcaAGTGGAGGAGGGACGCCAGGGGTGGAGAgctgaggaagttgttccaggtcagccataaacatgttggcacagtgtggggccaggcgggtgcccattgcagtgccactgatttgaaggtataaattgtcctcaaatctgaagtccttgtgggtgaggacaaagtcacaaagctccaccaccacttgtgctgtggcatcatcagggatactgttccaaacggcttgaagtccatcttcacgtgggttTTTTTGTATTAGGGATCGCGACATCCATGGAGGCCagcatggtgttttcaggaagatcaccagtgcatagcagtttcctgaggaagtcagtggtgtttcaGAGATAGCTCGGAGTGCTGGTAACATACGGCTTGAGTCGAGAGTCCCCAtagctggacaaggctgcaatgagagtgccaatgcctgagctgatggtgcctccagaatgtcTAGATTTATGAGTCTTGGGGGTCTAGGGAtgtgtctgtgcagatctgttcctgtgcttttgtcaggagtgtcttgagcagacggtgcagtttctgtgtgtgctgctcagtgggatcagaggacagtagcctgtagaaggtggtattggagagctgcctgggggtctccttttcatggtctgacctattcatgatgacaacagcagctcctttgccagCCTGTTGGATGACAGCGCCAGAGCTGTTTCggaggctgtgggtgacattgcattcCGCACGGCTGAGGTCCTGGGACAAGCGATGTCActttgccacaatttctgcctgcgcACAGAAGTGGAAGCGCTCTAGGTATAGATCCAGTCTGTCGTTTTGATTGCCAGGAAggattccatgcagaattcttcttcttctacTCTAGGTGTGACGGTGCCTGTAGGGCTGTTCAGAGTCTTGTTGAAagtattcctggcaaaactggggcagggttccagatccccacagaactgtgtcatgtttgtgggggtggtggggcacaaagagagtccctgaggtaggacagactcctctgccaggctgtgtgtgtggttggatagattgacaatatggCTGGGTGAGTTACgggtaccactactgtggccccatgcggcaagtaggaggtgagagagtttacagtcctgtagagaagagcagtgggcgttgactctcctgtctcctttcagtaaagtccagccacgtgGACGTTTGTGTGGGAGGCTGTTTTTAAGGAGAAGCTCCAGACTTGagagctccttgtgatgtttccctgtttgctgcacaggaagctgaacaggtggttcctcaggtctgtgggagtgtgtggccaatctctcgacacagtccctgcagtgtgtCGGTTGCAGTGAGTGTTTCACCTTCAGCCCGTTGGATGGGAtgtccatccatttgcacttggcgaggaagatggtgtctgtatctgtgcaggttttttcATGGGTATGATGGGTTCCCACTCCACGTGGCTAAGTTCAgtgcctgcctggtgccaggccttgggcgtagctgtgttagttttatccacaaaaacaaccccaaatcGAGTGACTTGTTTGAGCTgagtggtcctgtcctgccctgggatggggagggtgggggagcaggtcaAGAGGGAGGCTGATTTGTACCCTAGCGAGTGCAGCAGAGCACTCGGCTcccccaggaatgagctgggccattcccgaggcaggggtgaggcaccTGTACGCCAGGTGAGTGTGTCATGGGATATTGTACCATCCAGAgcccggcctgtgccaggtggggaaggagcctctctgggtgggtggctcagatcctggggctggaagaagtaatggcctggaccttcctgaacaagatcagcacttggttaattgctccccaagcaggattgccagttcccaaagctgatgtgatctcctgggtggagcgaggggaggcgctggggatcccagatctccagggcgctGGGAAAGGGGAGATCGTCAGCgacccccacacaggtgagcagtcaGCTCAAGTGACTCAGAAACCGATTTCCATGTCGTCCTAGATGTCACTTGGGCCTTTTCATCCAGATGGACTGAcccttcagcctgtcatcagccttagccagagggtgggggcagggctggggtccctcctgtggggaagggttgtgaggaaggaggagcagctcagttcatGTTATTTGAATGTTGAcatcagctgttggctgcgtttccccttttctgttccctttcagagttttcctttcagctcagcacagagagtgacactgtctggttctctctgtgtcccagcaggtgaggtgatgctgctcaagaacaacgaggagaatcttcagctggaagaaccagagcaagtggcctcctgtgggatgttcctgggaagctctgaaggtcgtgtttctccgagtcctgagcacagagagacctgtgagagtcagcgtagcccagaaaggcagcagggaaaccatgcaggggaggggcaggataactccagccatggaagcagaggCGTGAAAAACACTCAAgagagcgaacaacagaaaacctgtgggaaaagtttcagtctTAACAGTCATTGTACCATCCGCACAAGAGAGAAGCCCAATATCTGCCCTGACTCTgggagaagcttccagctgcgctcaggtcttatttatcaccagagaacccacactggagagaaacccttccactgctctgagtgtgggaaacgcttctcatgctcctcaagtcttaaaagtcattgcatcacccacacaggagagagaccttataactgctctgactgtgggaaaaggttcagagacagGTCAAACCGTCTTATACATAGGAgactccacactggagagaaacccttccactgctctgactgtgggaaaagcttctcgtGCTCCTCAaatcttaaaagtcattgcagagtgcacacaggagagaaaccttataactgctctgactgtgggaaaaggttcacacataggtcaaaccttgttacccataggagaatccacacaggagagaaacccttcaactgctctgagtgtgggaaaagcttctgtcGGAGGCCAAAActtgttgctcatcagagaatccacacaggagagaaaccctttaacTGCTCTCATTGTGGGAAAAGTTTTCGTCAGAGCTCAAGTCTTATtgctcatcagagaatccacacaggagagaaacccttccactgctctgagtgtgggaaaagctttcggcgaCACTCAACCCTTCTCACTCATCAGGTAATTCACAGCggagagaaaccctatcactgcGCTGCCTGTGGGGAAAGCTTCAGCAGGAGTGAATACCTCGTTAAACATCAGAAAATCCACACAGGGGAGAAACCCTTTTAGCTGCTTTGAGTCCAGGAGAAGGTTTAGTGACGTTTCTGGCCTTGATCATCATCATGAGAATCTATACGTGGGAaaaaccctttctctgctctgattgcgggaaaagcttcagtcaacgCTCATATGCTGTTAATCGTCAGAAAACCCACACCGGGGACAaacccttccgctgctctgactgtggcaaaagcttcTTGTGGCACTCAagccttaaaagtcattgcagaatccacacaggagagaaaccttataactgccctgactgtgAGAAAAAGTACAGATGCAGATCACAGcttgttgctcatcagagaatccacacaggagagaaacccttccactgctctgactgtgggaaaagcttctcacgCTCCTCAGgtcttaaaagtcactgcagaatgcacacaggagagagaccttatagctgctctgactgtgggaaaaggttcagacagaggtcaTGCCTTGTTACTCATCGGAGAATCCACAcaagagagaaacccttcaactgctctgactgtgggaaaaggttcagacagaggtcaTGCCTTGTTACTCATCGGAGAATCCACACAAGAGAGAAACTCTTCCACttctctgactgtgggaaaagcttttgtcagcgcTTAAGTCTTActtatcatcagagaacccacactggagagacacccttccactgctctgactgtgcgaAAAGGTTCATACAGAGGTCAAGCCTTGATTTACAAaggagaagccacacaggagagaaaccctttgacTGCACTTACTGCCAGAAAAGCTTCAGTCGGAGTTCCCTCCTTGTTgtacatcagagaacccacacaggagagaaacccttcacctgctccacctgtgggaaaagcttttctcAGGGCTCCGGGCTTAttcgtcatcagagaacccacactggagagaaacctttcagctgatctgactgtgggaaaagcttttgtcagcactaAAATCTTACAGATCAGAGGAACCTTTCAGCTGTTTTGTCTGTGCGGGAACATTCCCACATTGTCAATCGTCAGAGAGTTCACACAAGAGAATAACCACTGACTGCACTGACGTGGGTAATCTCTAGTGGCTGCTCGGACATTACTGATCgtcagagaattcacacaggagagaaatctgGTAATTGTctctttgttgctatttttgaagctgggccaccgggcaaaaagtcagtgagaacccCATGAACTACCACACTGCTTCTCATT is from Carettochelys insculpta isolate YL-2023 chromosome 22, ASM3395843v1, whole genome shotgun sequence and encodes:
- the LOC142024611 gene encoding LOW QUALITY PROTEIN: uncharacterized protein LOC142024611 (The sequence of the model RefSeq protein was modified relative to this genomic sequence to represent the inferred CDS: substituted 1 base at 1 genomic stop codon), encoding MLLKNNEENLQLEEPEQVASCGMFLGSSEGRVSPSPEHRETCESQRSPERQQGNHAGEGQDNSSHGSRGVKNTQESEQQKTCGKSFSLNSHCTIRTREKPNICPDSGRSFQLRSGLIYHQRTHTGEKPFHCSECGKRFSCSSSLKSHCITHTGERPYNCSDCGKRFRDRSNRLIHRRLHTGEKPFHCSDCGKSFSCSSNLKSHCRVHTGEKPYNCSDCGKRFTHRSNLVTHRRIHTGEKPFNCSECGKSFCRRPKLVAHQRIHTGEKPFNCSHCGKSFRQSSSLIAHQRIHTGEKPFHCSECGKSFRRHSTLLTHQVIHSGEKPYHCAACGESFSRSEYLVKHQKIHTGEKPFLCSDCGKSFSQRSYAVNRQKTHTGDKPFRCSDCGKSFLWHSSLKSHCRIHTGEKPYNCPDCEKKYRCRSQLVAHQRIHTGEKPFHCSDCGKSFSRSSGLKSHCRMHTGERPYSCSDCGKRFRQRSCLVTHRRIHTREKPFNCSDCGKRFRQRSCLVTHRRIHTREKLFHFSDCGKSFCQRLSLTYHQRTHTGETPFHCSDCAKRFIQRSSLDLQRRSHTGEKPFDCTYCQKSFSRSSLLVVHQRTHTGEKPFTCSTCGKSFSQGSGLIRHQRTHTGEKPFSXSDCGKSFCQH